The nucleotide sequence ATTTTGTTGGGCTTATTGACAAGGTTGGCAGCAATACCTACTTTGACTATTATGCTAGTGGCAATTGCTACTACAAAATTGCCCATGTTGTCAGATGAAGGGTTTTGGTATATGATGCATGCCAGTCGTACAGATTTTTCCATGCTCATTGGGAGTATTTACCTCATTATAAAAGGCGGTGGCGCTTGGTCTTTGGATAATATGTTGTTTGGCCTAAGATTGCGCTCAAGTTATAAATGACTAACGCTTTATAGGATTGGGCTAATCTTTTAAGTTCGAACCCAATCCTTTAGCTTTCTGCCTGTTTACCGTTCTATTTTAATGTCTTTCCAAAACCCAATATAGCCTTCTAAGAACGATGCTTTTCCTTTAGGGTTTGGATACTCCCATGCGGCATTTTTGCTCATATCGCCATTGGCTTTTACATGATAGTAGGATGCTTCTCCTTTCCAAGGGCAAATGGAGTTGTGTTCTGACTCTTCTAGGAATTCTTCTTTAATGGAGCTTTTTGGAAAATACCTATAGCCATCTACTTCTATTGTATTGTTGCTTTCGGCAATAATTTGATCTTTGTATATAGCTTTCATGTTCCTCCCTTTTTATAGTACAACTGATAGCTGGTAAAAGGGTTAAAAAGCCATTAGTTTATTTGCTTATAAGGCAATAGAAAGAAACTCTTTTGTCTGAGTTTTGTAGTATAATAATAGCTTCAAGTCAGTTTATTCCATTAACAGGTTTACAAGTCTTCTTCTGAAATCCAGGTAAATGGGGTTGAGGCGGCTATAGGTATCGTTGCCATAGTTCATGAGCAATGAAAAAGAGACGTTTTTTTCGGGGAAATAAAACAGTTCGCCTGTATAGGCCAGATCTCGTCCGCCATGTCCTATCCCATACTCTAAAGGGTCTCTTCTGTCCAGAAAGTCTTCAATTACTCCTACTCCGAACCTTGTATCATTACTCTTGATTGGATTAATTTCTAGCATTATATCCAAGCTTTCCTGAGAAAGGACTGTTTTGTTAATTAAAAGCGCTTCTAGAAAAGTATGTAGGTCAATGACAGTAGAGTGCAGTCCATTGTACCCGTTACCAATTCCCGTATTGTAGTTGCTGATGTTTACTATTTTGCCGTTGTTGTAAAGGTCGAAATAACCTTGGGCTACACCGTGTTCAGGAAGGTTGTCGTGAAACGGATAGAAAGTGTCATTTAGTCTTAGTGGGTCGAGGATCTTGTCTCTTAAAAGCTTCCCATGCTTTACCCCCGTTGCATAATCTACCACCAGACTGGCCAATAAGGTATTAGAATTGCTGTAGGAAACATTTGTGCCAGGAGGGAAGCGGGACGGGTGGTCGTAAACATACTCCATCAGTTCTTTTGCTTTCCATCTTTTGGTAGGGTTATTTAAAATATCTAAGTAAAAGGACCTGTCCGTAGAGTGGTTATAAAGCCCTGAACTGTGGTTCAGTAACATGTATAAAGTTATTTGTTCTGCATTCTCTATTTTTTGTGTTATTTCCGAAGGTAAGTATTCGCTGACCGGTCGGTTTATGTCCAGCGTTTTTTCTTCGTGCAGTTTCAGCGCAAGTGCAGCAAAAAAAAGTTTTGTAATACTTGCCGTTTGGCTGATATGGCAGGGTTGCATGTCAATATCTTTGTCAATGTCTGCTTTGCCTTCTGCTCCTATCCATTCGCCTTCTTGGTCTTTGATCATAATAGCCATGCCAGGAAGCCCTTTTTTTCTATATTCAATCATTAGGTTCGAAATAGCCGCTCCTTTTAAATGTTCTTGATTTGAGTTATAGGTGTTACAATTCGTAGTTGGGGCAACTATTGGTTCTCTGCATGCGCTCAACAGTAATATTAGCAGCAAAAGTAGTTTGGCATTCATTTTAGTGATGAATTTGATTTGGGTGAAAAAAAGGGTCACCGTATTTTTCTGGGGATTTAAGCAAAAAGCTTAGAGAGCCTGAACAAGAAAAACCTGGTATCTACAACGCCTCTTAAGTTTGCCCTGAAGAGCTTTATTTTTGAA is from Cytophagaceae bacterium ABcell3 and encodes:
- a CDS encoding DoxX family protein, with the protein product MLKKLLSTDQARVTILIRIMVSIVFLSEGIQKFLFPDIRGVGRFEKIGLPEPEFLGFFVGGFEVLCGALILLGLLTRLAAIPTLTIMLVAIATTKLPMLSDEGFWYMMHASRTDFSMLIGSIYLIIKGGGAWSLDNMLFGLRLRSSYK
- a CDS encoding DUF427 domain-containing protein, giving the protein MKAIYKDQIIAESNNTIEVDGYRYFPKSSIKEEFLEESEHNSICPWKGEASYYHVKANGDMSKNAAWEYPNPKGKASFLEGYIGFWKDIKIER
- a CDS encoding serine hydrolase domain-containing protein, with the protein product MNAKLLLLLILLLSACREPIVAPTTNCNTYNSNQEHLKGAAISNLMIEYRKKGLPGMAIMIKDQEGEWIGAEGKADIDKDIDMQPCHISQTASITKLFFAALALKLHEEKTLDINRPVSEYLPSEITQKIENAEQITLYMLLNHSSGLYNHSTDRSFYLDILNNPTKRWKAKELMEYVYDHPSRFPPGTNVSYSNSNTLLASLVVDYATGVKHGKLLRDKILDPLRLNDTFYPFHDNLPEHGVAQGYFDLYNNGKIVNISNYNTGIGNGYNGLHSTVIDLHTFLEALLINKTVLSQESLDIMLEINPIKSNDTRFGVGVIEDFLDRRDPLEYGIGHGGRDLAYTGELFYFPEKNVSFSLLMNYGNDTYSRLNPIYLDFRRRLVNLLME